A region of Massilia sp. WG5 DNA encodes the following proteins:
- a CDS encoding Ig-like domain-containing protein codes for MAASRTVFIDTAVSDYQTLAAQYDASVFNVVLLNAASSHADQIQSWLTAHNASATGINIVSASDSINGAFTPRVVFVDAGVADIGQVIAGVPANATVVVLDAGRDGVQQIHDYLAANAGKVGAIDIVTDLASVDVVSHGAPGEVTLGSTVLNADTLATYSKQLAEIGSHLSAGADLLLYGCDVASGTTGQQFISALAAATGADVAASTDLTGSAAAGGDWVLEANTGTIETAALDIAGYDGVLDSINVTSVSAVKFAPDSGTSSSDFITNVATQTITGTFAYTVSTNGQTPALKIWVSTTTGNNPTRYEGVLDTSTKIFTINNVPLATGADLPLRFWGSSSGNSQINIVDNGITKAFQPYTLDQIAPNAKVASLSLSSDTGSSQSDFITSVAAQTLSGKLNAVTVANEVVKISLDGGLSWQTASNTVGTIGFSLSGVTLPGSGTIQARVEDVAGNASDTFSQTFKVYTTAPTTSISTLRLSTDTGPSSTDFTTSVSAQTLSGTLSAPTSPDELVMISLDNGGTWQTASNTAGTNSFSLAGLNLSGSGTIKVRVDDKAGNSGAIYSQAFLVDATPPSAPGISTAAALTNNKAPVLTITAEADSTVQVYEGTTLLGTATQTATKGTYTFATANLAEGNHAFTAKATDAAGNTSVASAPQSILVDTTAPSAPGISTAAALTNNKAPVLTITAEADSTVQVYEGITLLGTATQTATKGTYTFATTSLADGSHAFTAKATDAAGNVSAASTAQTITVDTVAPAPTITMAKDSGSGNNHLSNDAHLSFSALEQNATRAIQVDGNTVSAYDATALHDGQHSVTVTDTDAAGNAGSTSLVFTLDTTAPAPGKLGFGDLGRSGGESGPTNDRDFSLALTGNEAGSTVAYEVSFNGGAFKSTTAAQSALADGNYQFRAIVTDAAGNSATTDVASITIDATAPGVPVISTAAALTNNKAPVLTITAEADSTVQVYEGTTLLGTATQTATKGTYSFATANLADGSHAFTAKATDAAGNVSAAASAQTVTIDTVAPTPTITMAKDSGSGGNHLSNDAHLSFGALEQNATRVIQLDGNTVVAYDASALHDGQHTVIVTDTDAAGNAGSTSLTFTLDTTAPTPTAALANDSGSNDKDGVTNDASLTLSTLEDGATRVIKVDGTAVASYDPKSLKDGTHTIEVTDTDVAGNAGSKSYSFTLDTTAPAPTAALAKDTGSSDKDGVTNDASLTLNTLEDGATRVIKVDGTMVASYDPKSLKDGAHTVEVTDTDTAGNAGSKSYSFTLDTTAPAPTAALAQDSGSNDKDGITNDASLTLSMLEDGATRVIKVDGTVVAGYDPKSLKDGTHTVEVTDTDVAGNAGSKSYSFTLDTTAPAPTAALAQDSGSNDRDGITNDASLTLSMLEDGATRVIKVDGTAVASYDPKSLKDGAHTVEVTDTDTAGNAGSKSYSFTLDTTAPAPTAALSQDSGSSDKDGVTNDASLSLSTLEDGATRVIKVDGTAVANYDPKSLKDGAHTVEVTDTDVAANAGSKSYSFTLDTAAPAPTAALAKDTGSSDKDDVTNDASLTLSTLEEGATRVIKVDGAAVASYDPKALKDGAHTVEVTDTDTAGNAGSKSFSFTLDTAAPAPTAALAQDSGSDGKDGITNDASLSLSTLEDGATRVIKVDGTAVANYDPKSLKDGAHTVEVTDTDVAGNAGSKSYRFTLDTTAPAPTAALSQDSGSDGKDGITNDASLTLSTLEDGATRVIKVDGTVVANYDPKSLTDGTHTVEVTDTDTAGNAGSKSYSFTLDTTAPAPTAALAQDSGSDGKDGITNDASLSLSTLEDGATRVIKVDGTAVTSYDPKALKDGTHTIEVTDTDVAGNAGSKSYSFTLDTTAPAPTAALAQDSGSDGKDGITNDASLTFSTLEDGATRVIKVDGTVVANYDPKSLKDGTHSVEVTDTDVAGNAGSKSYSFTLDTTAPAPTAALAKDTGSSDKDAVTNDASLTLNTLEDGATRVIKVDGTTVASYDPKSLKDGAHSVEVTDTDVAGNAGSKLFSFTLDTTAPAPTAALSQDSGSDGKDGVTNDASLTLSTLEDGATRVIKVDGAAVASYDPKSLKDGAHTVEVTDTDLAGNAGSKSISFTLDTTAPAPTAALAKDSGSSDKDGITNDASLALSTLEDGATRVIKVDGAAVGSYDPKSLKDGTHTVEVTDTDVAGNAGSKSFSFTLDTTAPAPTAALAKDTGSNGNDGVTSDGSLTLSTLENGATRVIKVDGTAVASYDPKSLKDGAHTVEVTDTDVAGNAGSKSFSFTLDTAAPAPTAALAKDTGSNGNDGVTSDASLTLGTLEDGATRVIKVDGTAVASYDSKSLKDGAHTVEVTDTDVAGNAGSKSFSFTLDTTAPAPTAALAKDSGSNGSDGVTNDGSLTLSTLEDGATRVIKVDGTAVASYDPKSLKDGAHTVEVTDTDAAGNAGSKSFSFTLDTTAPAPTAALAKDSGSNGSDGVTNDGSLTLSTLEDGATRVIKVDGTAVASYDPKSLKDGAHTVEVTDMDVAGNAGSKSFSFTLDTTAPVPTAALAQDSGSDGKDGVTNDASLTFSTLEDGATRVIKVDGAAVGSYDPKSLKDGAHTVEVTDTDVAGNAGSKSFSFTLDTAAPAPTAALAKDTGSNGKDGVTSDASLSLGTLEDGATRVIKVDGAAVASYDPKSLKDGAHTVEVTDTDLAGNAGSKSINFTLDTTAPAPTAALAKDSGSNGNDGITNDASLTLSTLENGAIRVIKVDGNVVGSYDPKALTDGAHTVELTDTDAAGNAGSKSFSFSLDSKGPAFTSAASASVAENIGANQLVYKAVASDDHPFSYSLGGADGAKFDIGADGSVTLKDNPNYEGTPSYNFAVLATDVAGNQSTQAVTLNITNVNEAPTAPKISGSTIENVPVDIHVADSISDPDAGDKLTVSLNTTTAKLSWANTDPKAPTTLTNPVTHVTVDLSTLSVKASVAADGTVTLTPPAELDWMTTGQALKATFGYTVTDAGGLSSTESIELVMNGSTTDKGVNLAGGNGDDVLSGNTTNNAEDVLQGNNGNDTLNGYGGTDVLYGGNGNDKLNGGAGIDYLYGDNGDDSLDGGADGDYLTGGKGNDILTGGTGADKFVFAPQSGNDRITDFKASDGDMLFLTDFFATAPDWNTFVSKYVTDTGNDLLVSLPGATIVLTGVPNISDLAGHVVFGAPV; via the coding sequence ATGGCCGCCTCGCGCACCGTCTTCATCGATACCGCAGTTTCGGACTACCAGACCCTCGCCGCGCAATATGACGCCAGCGTGTTCAATGTCGTCCTGCTGAACGCTGCCTCGTCCCATGCCGACCAGATCCAGAGCTGGCTGACGGCCCACAACGCCAGCGCCACCGGCATCAACATCGTCTCGGCCAGCGACAGCATCAACGGCGCCTTTACGCCCCGCGTCGTCTTCGTCGACGCCGGCGTCGCCGATATCGGCCAGGTGATCGCCGGGGTGCCCGCCAACGCCACCGTGGTCGTGCTCGACGCCGGCCGGGATGGCGTGCAGCAGATCCACGATTACCTGGCCGCCAACGCCGGCAAGGTGGGCGCCATCGACATCGTCACCGACCTCGCCAGCGTGGACGTGGTGTCCCACGGCGCGCCGGGCGAAGTCACCCTTGGTTCGACCGTCCTGAACGCCGACACCCTGGCGACTTACAGCAAGCAGCTGGCCGAGATCGGCAGCCACCTGAGCGCCGGCGCCGACCTCCTGTTGTACGGCTGCGACGTCGCCAGCGGCACGACCGGCCAACAATTCATCTCCGCACTCGCCGCCGCCACCGGCGCGGACGTCGCCGCGTCGACCGACCTGACCGGCAGCGCCGCCGCGGGCGGTGACTGGGTGCTCGAGGCGAATACGGGGACGATCGAGACGGCGGCGTTGGATATTGCTGGGTATGATGGGGTGTTGGACTCGATCAACGTCACCTCCGTCAGCGCCGTCAAATTTGCGCCCGACAGCGGCACCTCCTCCTCCGACTTCATTACTAATGTCGCTACCCAGACCATTACTGGCACCTTCGCGTACACGGTGAGCACGAATGGCCAAACGCCAGCCCTGAAAATTTGGGTGTCCACGACGACCGGTAACAACCCGACGAGATACGAGGGTGTACTTGACACCTCCACTAAAATTTTTACGATCAACAATGTGCCACTGGCGACTGGGGCCGACCTGCCACTTCGTTTCTGGGGCTCCTCCTCAGGCAATTCCCAGATCAATATTGTCGATAACGGCATTACCAAGGCTTTTCAGCCATATACGCTGGACCAAATAGCGCCGAACGCAAAAGTCGCCTCGCTTTCCCTGAGCAGCGATACCGGGAGCAGCCAGAGCGACTTCATCACCAGTGTCGCCGCTCAAACCCTGTCCGGCAAACTGAACGCTGTTACGGTTGCGAACGAGGTCGTGAAGATTTCGCTCGACGGTGGACTTTCCTGGCAAACCGCCAGTAATACTGTCGGAACTATCGGCTTCAGTCTGTCCGGCGTAACGCTTCCGGGCAGCGGCACCATCCAGGCAAGGGTCGAGGACGTTGCCGGCAACGCCAGTGATACTTTCTCCCAGACTTTCAAGGTGTACACCACAGCCCCTACCACGAGTATCAGCACACTTCGCCTGAGCACCGATACTGGCCCGAGCTCGACTGACTTCACCACCAGTGTCTCGGCTCAAACACTGTCCGGAACGCTTAGCGCCCCTACGTCGCCGGATGAACTAGTGATGATCTCGTTGGACAATGGCGGCACGTGGCAGACCGCCAGCAATACAGCCGGAACGAACAGTTTCAGCCTTGCCGGCCTTAACCTCTCCGGTAGCGGCACCATCAAGGTTCGTGTCGATGACAAAGCTGGCAATTCCGGGGCGATCTACTCCCAGGCTTTCCTCGTAGACGCCACCCCGCCGAGCGCACCGGGCATCTCGACCGCCGCCGCGCTGACGAACAACAAGGCTCCGGTCCTCACCATCACCGCCGAGGCCGATTCCACGGTCCAGGTCTACGAAGGCACTACCCTGCTCGGCACCGCCACCCAGACAGCGACCAAGGGCACTTACACCTTCGCCACCGCGAACCTGGCAGAGGGCAACCACGCCTTCACCGCCAAGGCAACCGACGCGGCTGGCAATACCAGCGTCGCCTCTGCGCCGCAAAGCATCCTGGTCGACACGACCGCGCCGAGCGCACCGGGCATTTCGACCGCCGCCGCGCTGACGAACAACAAGGCGCCTGTCCTGACCATCACCGCCGAGGCCGATTCCACAGTCCAGGTCTACGAAGGCATTACCCTGCTCGGCACCGCCACCCAGACCGCGACCAAGGGCACTTACACCTTCGCCACCACGAGTCTGGCCGACGGCAGCCACGCGTTCACCGCCAAGGCGACGGACGCGGCCGGCAACGTCAGCGCCGCATCGACCGCGCAGACCATCACCGTCGATACGGTCGCACCGGCGCCCACGATCACCATGGCCAAGGACAGTGGCAGCGGCAACAACCACCTGAGCAATGACGCACACCTGAGCTTCAGCGCCCTCGAGCAGAACGCGACCCGCGCCATCCAGGTCGATGGCAACACCGTCAGTGCATATGACGCCACCGCGCTGCACGACGGTCAGCACAGCGTCACCGTGACCGACACCGACGCAGCAGGGAACGCCGGCAGCACATCGCTCGTCTTCACACTGGACACCACGGCGCCGGCGCCGGGAAAACTCGGCTTCGGCGACCTGGGCCGTTCGGGCGGCGAAAGTGGCCCTACCAACGATCGCGACTTCTCGCTGGCCCTGACCGGCAATGAGGCCGGCTCGACGGTCGCGTATGAAGTCTCGTTCAACGGCGGCGCATTCAAGAGCACGACCGCCGCGCAGTCGGCCCTTGCCGATGGCAACTACCAGTTCCGTGCCATCGTCACTGATGCGGCCGGCAACTCGGCCACGACCGACGTGGCCAGCATCACGATCGACGCCACTGCGCCGGGAGTCCCGGTCATCTCGACCGCCGCCGCGCTGACAAACAACAAAGCGCCTGTCCTGACCATCACCGCCGAAGCCGATTCGACGGTCCAGGTCTACGAAGGCACTACCCTGCTGGGCACCGCCACGCAGACCGCGACCAAGGGCACTTACAGCTTCGCCACCGCGAATCTGGCCGACGGTAGCCACGCCTTCACCGCCAAGGCGACGGACGCCGCCGGCAACGTCAGCGCAGCAGCAAGCGCGCAGACCGTCACCATCGACACGGTCGCACCGACGCCCACGATCACCATGGCCAAGGACAGCGGCAGCGGCGGCAATCACCTGAGCAATGATGCGCACCTGAGCTTTGGCGCCCTCGAGCAGAATGCCACTCGTGTCATCCAGCTCGATGGCAACACCGTCGTTGCATACGACGCCAGCGCCCTGCATGACGGCCAGCACACCGTCATCGTGACCGACACCGACGCTGCGGGCAACGCCGGCAGCACATCGCTCACGTTCACGCTCGACACCACGGCTCCGACGCCAACGGCGGCGCTGGCGAACGACAGCGGCAGCAACGACAAGGACGGCGTCACCAACGACGCCAGCCTGACCCTCAGCACGCTCGAGGACGGCGCCACCCGCGTCATCAAGGTCGACGGCACGGCGGTCGCCAGCTACGATCCGAAGTCGCTGAAGGATGGGACGCACACTATCGAAGTGACAGACACTGACGTTGCAGGCAACGCCGGCAGCAAATCGTACAGCTTCACCCTTGATACCACGGCCCCGGCGCCGACGGCAGCCCTGGCGAAAGACACCGGCAGCAGTGATAAGGACGGCGTCACCAACGACGCCAGCCTGACCCTCAACACGCTCGAGGACGGCGCCACCCGCGTCATCAAGGTCGACGGCACTATGGTTGCCAGCTACGATCCGAAGTCCCTGAAGGATGGCGCCCACACCGTCGAAGTGACGGACACGGATACGGCAGGCAACGCCGGCAGCAAATCGTACAGCTTCACCCTTGATACCACGGCACCAGCGCCAACGGCAGCCCTGGCCCAGGACAGCGGCAGCAACGACAAGGACGGCATCACCAACGATGCGAGCCTGACCCTCAGCATGCTCGAAGATGGCGCCACTCGTGTCATCAAGGTCGACGGCACTGTGGTCGCTGGCTACGATCCGAAGTCCCTGAAGGATGGGACGCACACTGTCGAAGTGACTGACACGGACGTCGCAGGCAACGCCGGCAGCAAATCGTACAGCTTCACCCTTGATACCACGGCACCAGCGCCAACGGCAGCCCTGGCCCAGGACAGCGGCAGCAACGACAGGGACGGCATCACCAACGATGCGAGCCTGACCCTCAGCATGCTCGAAGATGGCGCCACTCGTGTCATCAAGGTCGACGGCACTGCGGTCGCCAGCTACGATCCGAAGTCCCTGAAGGATGGCGCCCACACCGTCGAAGTGACGGACACGGACACGGCAGGCAACGCCGGCAGCAAATCTTATAGCTTCACCCTTGATACCACGGCGCCAGCGCCGACGGCAGCCCTGTCCCAGGACAGCGGCAGCAGTGACAAGGACGGCGTCACCAACGACGCCAGCCTGAGCCTCAGCACGCTCGAAGATGGCGCGACCCGCGTCATCAAGGTCGACGGCACTGCGGTCGCCAACTACGATCCGAAGTCGCTGAAAGATGGCGCTCACACGGTCGAGGTCACTGACACCGACGTCGCTGCCAACGCCGGCAGCAAATCTTACAGCTTCACCCTTGATACCGCGGCCCCGGCGCCGACCGCAGCCCTGGCGAAAGACACCGGCAGCAGTGATAAGGACGACGTCACCAACGACGCCAGCCTGACTCTCAGCACACTCGAGGAAGGTGCGACCCGCGTCATCAAGGTCGATGGCGCGGCGGTCGCCAGCTACGATCCTAAAGCGCTGAAGGATGGCGCCCACACCGTCGAAGTGACGGACACGGACACGGCAGGCAACGCCGGCAGTAAATCGTTCAGTTTCACGCTCGATACCGCGGCCCCGGCGCCGACGGCAGCCCTCGCCCAGGACAGCGGCAGCGATGGCAAGGACGGGATCACCAACGATGCCAGCCTGAGCCTCAGTACGCTCGAAGATGGCGCGACCCGCGTCATCAAGGTCGACGGCACTGCGGTCGCCAACTACGATCCAAAGTCGCTGAAAGATGGCGCTCACACGGTCGAGGTCACTGACACCGACGTCGCTGGCAACGCCGGCAGCAAATCTTACAGGTTCACGCTCGATACTACGGCCCCGGCGCCGACGGCAGCCCTGTCCCAGGACAGCGGCAGCGATGGTAAGGACGGCATCACCAACGACGCCAGCCTGACTCTCAGTACGCTCGAGGACGGTGCGACCCGCGTCATCAAGGTCGATGGCACTGTGGTCGCCAACTACGATCCGAAGTCCCTGACGGATGGCACGCACACCGTCGAGGTGACGGACACCGACACGGCAGGCAACGCCGGCAGCAAATCGTACAGTTTCACCCTTGATACCACGGCGCCAGCGCCGACGGCAGCCCTGGCCCAGGACAGCGGCAGCGATGGCAAGGACGGGATCACCAACGATGCCAGCCTGAGCCTCAGTACGCTCGAGGATGGCGCGACCCGCGTCATCAAGGTCGACGGCACTGCGGTCACCAGCTACGATCCTAAAGCGCTGAAGGATGGGACGCACACTATCGAAGTGACTGACACGGACGTCGCAGGCAACGCCGGCAGCAAATCGTACAGTTTCACCCTTGATACCACGGCGCCAGCGCCGACGGCAGCCCTGGCCCAGGACAGCGGCAGCGATGGCAAGGACGGGATCACCAACGACGCCAGCCTCACCTTCAGCACGCTCGAAGATGGCGCCACCCGCGTCATCAAGGTCGACGGCACTGTGGTCGCCAACTACGATCCGAAGTCCCTGAAGGATGGCACGCACAGTGTCGAGGTCACTGACACCGACGTCGCTGGCAACGCCGGCAGCAAATCTTACAGCTTCACCCTTGATACCACAGCCCCGGCGCCGACCGCCGCCCTGGCGAAAGACACCGGCAGCAGTGATAAGGACGCCGTCACCAACGACGCCAGCCTGACCCTCAACACGCTCGAGGACGGCGCGACCCGCGTCATCAAGGTCGACGGCACTACGGTCGCCAGCTACGATCCGAAGTCGCTGAAGGATGGCGCCCACAGCGTCGAAGTGACGGACACCGACGTCGCAGGCAACGCCGGAAGCAAATTGTTTAGCTTCACCCTTGATACCACAGCCCCGGCGCCGACGGCAGCGCTGTCCCAGGACAGCGGCAGCGACGGCAAAGACGGCGTCACCAATGACGCCAGCCTGACCCTCAGCACGCTCGAAGATGGCGCGACCCGCGTCATCAAGGTCGATGGCGCGGCGGTCGCCAGCTACGATCCGAAGTCCCTCAAGGATGGCGCCCACACCGTCGAGGTGACGGACACCGACCTTGCAGGCAACGCCGGAAGCAAGTCGATCAGCTTCACGCTCGACACCACGGCCCCGGCCCCGACTGCCGCGCTGGCGAAAGACAGCGGCAGCAGTGATAAGGACGGCATCACCAACGACGCCAGCCTGGCCCTCAGCACACTCGAGGACGGCGCCACCCGCGTCATCAAGGTGGACGGTGCAGCAGTCGGCAGCTACGATCCGAAGTCGCTGAAGGATGGCACGCACACTGTCGAAGTGACGGACACGGACGTCGCAGGCAACGCCGGCAGCAAATCGTTCAGCTTCACGCTCGACACCACGGCCCCGGCCCCGACGGCAGCCCTGGCGAAAGACACCGGCAGCAACGGCAATGACGGCGTTACCAGCGACGGCAGCCTGACCCTCAGCACGCTCGAAAACGGCGCGACCCGCGTCATCAAGGTCGACGGCACTGCGGTCGCCAGCTACGATCCGAAGTCCCTCAAGGATGGCGCCCACACCGTCGAGGTGACGGACACCGACGTGGCAGGCAACGCCGGCAGCAAATCGTTCAGCTTCACCCTCGACACCGCCGCCCCGGCGCCGACGGCAGCGCTGGCGAAAGACACCGGCAGCAACGGCAATGACGGCGTTACTAGCGACGCCAGCCTGACCCTCGGTACGCTCGAAGATGGCGCGACCCGCGTCATCAAGGTCGACGGCACTGCGGTCGCCAGCTACGATTCGAAGTCCCTCAAGGATGGCGCCCACACCGTCGAGGTGACGGACACCGACGTCGCAGGCAACGCCGGCAGCAAATCGTTCAGCTTCACGCTCGACACCACGGCCCCGGCCCCGACGGCAGCCCTGGCGAAAGACAGCGGCAGCAACGGCAGTGATGGCGTCACCAACGACGGCAGCCTGACCCTCAGCACGCTCGAAGACGGCGCGACCCGCGTCATCAAGGTCGACGGCACTGCGGTCGCCAGCTACGATCCGAAGTCCCTCAAGGACGGCGCCCACACCGTCGAAGTCACTGACACCGACGCAGCAGGCAACGCCGGCAGCAAATCGTTCAGCTTCACGCTCGACACCACGGCCCCGGCCCCGACGGCAGCCCTGGCGAAAGACAGCGGCAGCAACGGCAGTGATGGCGTCACCAACGACGGCAGCCTGACCCTCAGCACGCTCGAGGACGGCGCCACCCGCGTCATCAAGGTCGACGGCACTGCGGTCGCCAGCTACGACCCGAAGTCGCTGAAGGATGGCGCGCACACCGTCGAAGTGACCGACATGGACGTGGCAGGCAACGCCGGCAGCAAATCGTTCAGCTTCACGCTTGATACCACAGCCCCGGTCCCAACGGCAGCCCTGGCCCAGGACAGCGGCAGCGACGGCAAGGACGGCGTCACCAACGATGCGAGCCTCACCTTCAGCACGCTCGAGGATGGCGCCACCCGCGTCATCAAGGTCGATGGCGCCGCAGTCGGCAGCTACGATCCGAAGTCCCTGAAGGATGGCGCCCACACCGTCGAGGTGACGGACACCGACGTGGCAGGCAACGCCGGCAGCAAATCGTTCAGCTTCACCCTCGACACCGCCGCCCCGGCGCCGACGGCAGCGCTGGCGAAAGACACCGGCAGCAACGGCAAGGACGGCGTTACCAGCGACGCCAGCCTGAGCCTCGGTACGCTCGAAGATGGCGCGACCCGCGTCATCAAGGTCGATGGCGCGGCGGTCGCCAGCTACGATCCGAAGTCCCTCAAGGATGGCGCCCACACCGTCGAGGTGACGGACACCGACCTTGCAGGCAACGCCGGAAGCAAGTCGATCAACTTCACGCTCGACACCACGGCCCCGGCCCCGACTGCCGCGCTGGCGAAAGACAGCGGCAGCAACGGCAATGATGGCATCACCAACGACGCCAGCCTGACCCTCAGCACGCTCGAGAACGGTGCAATCCGCGTCATCAAGGTCGACGGCAATGTCGTAGGCAGCTACGATCCCAAGGCGCTGACCGATGGCGCCCACACCGTCGAGCTCACCGATACCGACGCCGCAGGCAACGCCGGCAGCAAATCGTTCAGCTTCTCGCTCGACAGCAAGGGCCCGGCATTCACCTCTGCCGCCAGCGCCAGTGTGGCCGAAAACATCGGCGCAAACCAGCTCGTGTACAAGGCTGTCGCCTCCGACGACCATCCCTTCAGCTACAGCCTCGGCGGCGCGGACGGCGCCAAGTTCGACATCGGCGCCGACGGCAGCGTCACGCTGAAGGACAACCCGAACTACGAAGGCACCCCTTCCTATAACTTCGCCGTCCTGGCAACCGACGTCGCCGGTAACCAGTCCACCCAGGCGGTCACGCTGAACATCACCAACGTCAACGAAGCGCCGACCGCCCCGAAGATCAGCGGTTCGACCATCGAGAACGTGCCGGTCGACATCCACGTTGCCGACAGCATCTCGGATCCGGATGCCGGCGACAAGCTGACTGTGTCGCTGAATACGACGACCGCCAAGCTAAGCTGGGCCAACACCGATCCGAAAGCGCCGACCACCCTGACCAACCCGGTCACGCATGTCACGGTCGACCTCTCGACCTTGAGCGTGAAGGCCAGCGTTGCGGCGGACGGCACCGTCACGCTGACGCCGCCCGCGGAGCTGGACTGGATGACGACCGGGCAGGCGCTGAAGGCCACGTTCGGCTACACGGTCACGGATGCCGGCGGCCTGTCGAGCACCGAGTCGATCGAACTCGTGATGAACGGCTCGACCACCGACAAGGGCGTGAACCTGGCCGGCGGGAATGGCGACGATGTCCTGTCGGGCAACACGACCAACAATGCCGAAGACGTCCTCCAGGGTAACAACGGCAACGATACCCTCAACGGCTACGGCGGTACCGACGTGCTGTACGGCGGCAATGGCAACGACAAGCTGAATGGCGGTGCGGGCATCGACTACCTGTACGGCGACAACGGCGACGATAGCCTCGACGGCGGCGCGGATGGCGACTACCTCACCGGCGGCAAGGGCAACGACATCCTGACCGGTGGCACCGGCGCCGACAAGTTCGTGTTCGCGCCGCAGAGCGGCAACGACCGGATCACGGACTTCAAGGCCAGCGACGGCGACATGCTGTTCCTGACGGACTTCTTCGCGACGGCACCCGACTGGAACACCTTCGTGTCGAAGTATGTCACCGACACCGGCAACGACCTGCTCGTCAGCCTGCCCGGCGCAACCATCGTCCTGACCGGGGTGCCGAACATCAGCGACCTGGCCGGCCACGTCGTCTTCGGCGCGCCGGTCTAG
- a CDS encoding glycoside hydrolase family 43 protein, translated as MTDRTYRNPVYPEIFADPFVLRHDGVYYAYGTAPGGADGRQVPVLRSHDLVSWEPLGHALVPAAGMEARSESDLGYHFWAPEVASHGGRFYMYYSCGNAPEGTDQKLRVAVAEHPAGPFLDCGKVLVPDQPFSIDAHPFRDQDGQWWLFYCVDFLEPSHDHRIGTGIVVDRLLDMCTLAGEARVVVRPHHDWHVFRKDRPMYGKVYDWHTVEGAAVLYHGGHYYCFYSGGAWEKENYGVSYVVAQHAQGPYRRPEGGHEALLMRTPASGELVGPGHNSFTVSPNGGETWIVYHAWDPGRTGRRICIDRMDWEDGKPVTKGPSWTEQSAPS; from the coding sequence ATGACAGACAGGACTTACCGCAATCCGGTGTATCCGGAGATCTTCGCCGACCCCTTCGTGCTGCGCCACGACGGGGTCTACTATGCCTACGGCACCGCGCCCGGCGGCGCCGACGGCCGCCAGGTCCCGGTTCTCCGCTCGCACGACCTGGTCAGCTGGGAGCCGCTCGGCCATGCCCTGGTGCCGGCTGCGGGCATGGAAGCGCGCAGTGAATCCGACCTGGGCTACCACTTCTGGGCGCCGGAAGTGGCCAGCCACGGCGGCCGCTTCTACATGTACTACTCCTGCGGCAATGCGCCCGAGGGCACCGACCAGAAGCTGCGGGTGGCGGTGGCCGAGCACCCGGCCGGCCCCTTCCTCGATTGCGGCAAGGTCCTGGTGCCGGACCAGCCGTTCTCGATCGACGCCCATCCCTTCCGCGACCAGGACGGCCAGTGGTGGCTGTTCTATTGCGTCGACTTTCTCGAACCATCGCACGACCACCGGATCGGCACCGGCATCGTGGTCGATCGCCTGCTCGACATGTGTACCCTGGCCGGCGAAGCGCGGGTGGTGGTGCGCCCGCACCACGACTGGCACGTGTTCCGCAAGGACCGGCCGATGTACGGCAAGGTCTACGACTGGCACACCGTGGAGGGCGCGGCGGTGCTCTACCATGGGGGCCACTATTACTGCTTCTACAGCGGCGGCGCATGGGAGAAGGAGAACTACGGCGTCAGCTATGTGGTGGCGCAGCACGCCCAAGGACCCTACCGCCGGCCCGAAGGCGGGCATGAGGCGCTGCTGATGCGCACCCCGGCCTCGGGCGAGCTGGTGGGGCCGGGGCACAACTCTTTCACGGTTTCGCCAAACGGCGGCGAGACCTGGATCGTCTACCACGCCTGGGATCCCGGGCGCACGGGCCGGCGCATCTGCATCGACCGGATGGACTGGGAAGACGGCAAGCCGGTGACCAAAGGGCCGAGCTGGACCGAGCAGTCGGCGCCATCCTGA